In a genomic window of Occallatibacter riparius:
- a CDS encoding POTRA domain-containing protein, whose translation MELHVTSSAATFLYQRSTAISLKHAFIYSLAAFALAVVTTGAVAQQPAPSQDRANRSLPKTTQAAEQMFGAYEGQNVAAIEIAGQPDVKTEQYEPLFAQKAGQPFSKDQVNQTAAAIKSQGKFSDVRIQVDPDANGVRILFVLEPAVYFGIYQFPGATIFPYSRLIQVANYPTETPYSASEVERDRQALVTFFRQQGFFQVEVNPEVKVETTHGLANIIFTTKLGRRAKFGDVFISGGLPNDEQHKLEESLKSLLARARQQAIRPGKTYHFSTLNRASTYLQTQLQSKGLLSAQVQVAGAEYHATTNRADIHFTVNPGPETKVEIDGAHLWSWDKKKLLPMYQGIGVDEETVQEGTRALTSYFQDKGYFDVKVEAQMEKPQGDDKVVYRITRDKKHKVEDIKVTGNQQLKSDQLTPHIAVQKEHLFSRGKFSQELLRKSVNNLKAVYKSEGFSSVQVVPTVTNEGGDVNVSFAVTEGPRDIVESLQIEGADTFPASQYAPGGLKVVAGQPYSSAHVVADRTQIMVNYLKSGYLTASFRETATAVSKNEPHRINVVYHIYEGPRVLTGDVVTLGRQHTRQTMINADVSDLKPEQPLTETSLLAAGAKLYEHTGVFDWAEVDLKRPITTQNVEDVLVKLHEAPRNEIQYGFGFEVINRGGSIPSGTVALPNLPPVGLPSGYKTSQATFYGPRGTFQYTRNNIRGKAESLNLTAFGGRLDQRAALYYIDPTLRWSNWKATTGLSFETNQENPIYSSREELATFQMQKPIDSALKNILFFRYGYSHTSITHVLIDALVPERDRNIRLSTLSANLTRDTRDNPLDEHRGVLDSIELDFNTSKLGSNVDFAKLTGQAAWYHEKFHHIVWAESVRIGLAQPFSNSFVPLSQAFFTGGGSTLRGFPLDGAGPQNSVWICVNGQPDCALSDRQQIRVPAGGNEELIINSEARIPLPIKQGLSIVPFYDGGNVFPLVGFHDFTKLYSNNVGVGLRYATPIGPVRIDVGQNLNPVSGIKSTNYFITIGQAF comes from the coding sequence GTGGAACTACACGTTACCAGCTCCGCCGCTACCTTTCTGTATCAGCGCTCTACGGCGATTTCATTGAAGCACGCCTTCATATATAGCCTCGCTGCATTTGCCCTTGCAGTAGTAACCACCGGTGCGGTCGCCCAGCAGCCTGCGCCCTCGCAGGACCGTGCGAATCGATCCCTTCCCAAGACGACGCAAGCGGCCGAGCAGATGTTCGGCGCCTACGAAGGCCAGAACGTCGCGGCGATCGAGATTGCCGGCCAACCGGATGTGAAAACCGAGCAATATGAGCCTCTCTTCGCCCAGAAGGCAGGCCAGCCGTTCTCAAAGGACCAGGTGAACCAGACCGCCGCGGCCATCAAGTCGCAGGGCAAATTTAGCGATGTGCGCATTCAGGTCGATCCCGATGCCAACGGCGTGCGCATCCTCTTCGTCCTTGAGCCCGCTGTCTACTTCGGTATCTACCAGTTCCCCGGCGCAACAATTTTTCCTTACTCACGCCTCATCCAGGTTGCGAACTACCCGACGGAAACTCCCTACAGCGCCTCAGAGGTCGAGCGCGATCGACAGGCGCTCGTCACCTTCTTTCGCCAGCAGGGGTTCTTTCAGGTCGAAGTGAACCCTGAAGTCAAAGTTGAAACAACGCACGGCCTCGCGAACATCATCTTCACCACAAAGCTCGGCCGGCGCGCGAAGTTCGGCGATGTCTTTATCTCCGGCGGCCTACCAAATGATGAGCAGCACAAGCTGGAAGAAAGTCTGAAGAGCCTGCTGGCCCGAGCACGCCAACAAGCCATACGTCCCGGCAAGACATATCACTTCTCGACTTTGAATCGCGCCTCAACCTATCTTCAAACGCAATTGCAAAGCAAGGGCTTGCTTAGCGCGCAGGTTCAGGTTGCTGGCGCCGAATACCACGCCACCACTAACCGAGCAGACATTCACTTCACCGTGAACCCCGGACCGGAAACCAAAGTCGAGATCGACGGCGCACACCTGTGGAGCTGGGATAAGAAGAAGCTGCTGCCCATGTACCAGGGCATCGGGGTCGACGAAGAAACCGTGCAGGAAGGTACGCGGGCCCTCACTTCCTATTTTCAGGACAAGGGCTACTTCGACGTGAAAGTCGAAGCGCAGATGGAAAAGCCTCAGGGTGACGACAAAGTCGTCTATCGCATCACGCGCGACAAGAAACACAAAGTCGAAGACATTAAGGTCACCGGCAATCAGCAGCTCAAGTCCGACCAGCTCACGCCGCACATTGCCGTTCAGAAAGAGCATTTGTTCTCGCGCGGCAAGTTCAGCCAGGAACTTCTCCGCAAAAGCGTTAACAACCTTAAAGCGGTCTACAAGTCTGAAGGCTTCAGTTCCGTGCAGGTCGTGCCCACCGTGACCAACGAGGGTGGAGACGTGAACGTCTCCTTCGCCGTGACAGAAGGCCCGCGCGACATCGTCGAATCCCTCCAAATCGAAGGCGCCGACACTTTCCCGGCTTCGCAATACGCACCCGGCGGCCTCAAGGTCGTTGCCGGCCAGCCCTACTCAAGCGCGCACGTCGTCGCAGACCGCACGCAGATCATGGTCAACTACCTCAAGTCCGGCTATCTCACTGCGAGCTTCCGCGAAACCGCCACCGCAGTCTCAAAGAACGAGCCGCACCGCATCAACGTTGTCTACCACATCTATGAAGGCCCGCGCGTGCTCACCGGCGACGTCGTCACGCTCGGCCGCCAGCACACGCGCCAGACGATGATCAACGCTGACGTGTCCGACCTCAAGCCCGAACAGCCCCTCACCGAGACTTCCCTACTCGCCGCCGGCGCCAAGCTCTACGAGCACACCGGCGTATTCGATTGGGCGGAGGTCGACCTCAAGCGTCCCATCACTACCCAGAACGTTGAAGACGTGCTGGTCAAATTGCATGAGGCGCCGCGCAACGAAATCCAGTACGGCTTCGGCTTTGAAGTCATCAATCGCGGCGGCAGCATCCCGAGCGGAACCGTGGCGCTGCCGAATCTGCCTCCGGTCGGACTCCCATCCGGATACAAAACCAGCCAGGCCACCTTCTATGGCCCGCGCGGGACGTTCCAGTACACGCGCAACAACATTCGCGGCAAAGCCGAGTCGCTTAACCTGACCGCTTTCGGCGGACGGCTCGATCAGCGCGCGGCTCTCTACTACATCGATCCCACGCTCCGTTGGTCGAACTGGAAAGCGACCACCGGCCTCTCCTTCGAGACAAACCAGGAGAACCCCATCTACTCATCGCGCGAAGAGCTGGCCACGTTCCAGATGCAGAAACCAATCGACAGCGCCCTCAAGAACATCCTGTTCTTCCGCTACGGCTACAGCCACACCAGCATCACGCACGTGCTCATCGATGCGCTGGTGCCGGAGCGCGACCGCAACATTCGCCTCTCCACGCTGAGCGCAAATCTCACTCGCGACACGCGCGACAACCCTCTCGATGAACACCGCGGCGTGCTCGACTCTATCGAACTCGACTTCAACACCAGCAAGCTTGGTTCCAACGTTGATTTCGCAAAGCTCACAGGGCAGGCCGCCTGGTATCACGAGAAGTTCCACCACATCGTGTGGGCTGAAAGCGTTCGCATTGGACTCGCGCAGCCCTTCAGCAACAGCTTTGTGCCGCTTAGCCAGGCCTTCTTCACAGGCGGCGGCAGCACGTTGCGCGGTTTCCCGCTTGACGGCGCCGGTCCGCAGAACAGCGTGTGGATCTGCGTGAACGGACAGCCCGACTGCGCGCTCTCTGATCGCCAGCAGATTCGCGTGCCCGCCGGCGGCAATGAAGAACTGATCATCAACTCTGAAGCACGCATCCCGCTCCCCATCAAGCAGGGGCTCAGCATCGTGCCGTTCTACGACGGCGGCAACGTGTTTCCGCTCGTCGGCTTCCACGACTTCACGAAGCTATACTCCAACAACGTCGGCGTCGGCCTGCGCTACGCCACGCCCATTGGCCCTGTCCGCATCGATGTCGGCCAGAACCTGAATCCCGTAAGCGGCATTAAGTCGACAAACTACTTCATCACCATCGGTCAGGCATTTTAG
- a CDS encoding YihY/virulence factor BrkB family protein, producing the protein MPTPGGVKDELNHREKHIWELVALSPAKSLWDLRDVSIRNIATRTWKAMLQDRLFSIAAELGFYFLFALFPALICATTILGFMALSGTDIYRRLLEYMALVVPQSALGMVMKTFNQTTIHATTGKLTLGLLAAVWSASVGISAVQDATNAVYKIAERRSYLKARIQAIGLTMLLICTVTLCLASMFAGDFLSAWVGHHLHGHILNYPTIFAIRICGWILAAAFLALSFAAVYYWAPDLRVRQWHWITPGAMLGIVGWLLASLGFRMYLHFFDSYSVTYGSLGAVVILLMWFYITGLMLLLGAEFNSELEAAAVEARLAREKAETKPAEEVQRITPAA; encoded by the coding sequence ATGCCCACTCCGGGTGGCGTAAAAGACGAGCTGAACCATCGCGAGAAACACATCTGGGAGCTCGTAGCGCTGTCTCCGGCCAAGAGCCTGTGGGACTTGCGCGATGTATCGATTCGGAATATCGCCACGCGAACGTGGAAGGCGATGCTGCAGGACCGCCTGTTTTCGATCGCTGCGGAATTGGGTTTCTACTTTCTATTTGCGCTGTTTCCCGCCCTGATTTGCGCGACAACCATTCTCGGTTTCATGGCTCTTTCCGGAACTGACATTTACCGGCGCTTGTTGGAATACATGGCGCTGGTTGTACCCCAGTCGGCTCTCGGCATGGTGATGAAGACGTTCAACCAGACGACGATCCATGCGACAACCGGAAAGCTGACGTTGGGATTGCTGGCGGCGGTCTGGTCCGCTTCCGTCGGTATCTCAGCAGTGCAGGACGCGACGAACGCGGTCTACAAGATTGCCGAAAGACGTTCGTATCTCAAGGCGCGTATCCAGGCGATAGGACTCACCATGCTGCTGATCTGCACAGTGACTCTCTGTCTGGCTTCGATGTTCGCGGGCGATTTCCTCTCGGCATGGGTTGGCCACCATCTTCACGGTCACATTCTCAATTACCCGACCATCTTCGCCATACGGATCTGCGGATGGATTCTGGCGGCGGCGTTTCTGGCACTCTCGTTCGCAGCTGTCTACTACTGGGCTCCCGATCTACGCGTGCGCCAGTGGCATTGGATCACGCCGGGTGCCATGCTTGGAATCGTGGGTTGGCTGCTGGCTTCGCTGGGATTCCGCATGTACCTGCACTTCTTCGATTCGTACTCGGTAACCTACGGATCGCTCGGCGCGGTTGTCATTTTGCTGATGTGGTTTTACATCACGGGACTGATGCTTCTGCTAGGAGCGGAGTTCAACAGCGAGTTGGAGGCCGCAGCTGTAGAGGCCAGGCTGGCGCGGGAGAAGGCGGAGACAAAGCCGGCCGAGGAAGTGCAGCGGATCACGCCGGCTGCGTAG
- a CDS encoding translocation/assembly module TamB domain-containing protein, producing MSTARPLFQPEPPPDPNRNRQRPPLKVWQPSHRLRKVFAWISGITFLLTILIAVIVAVLLHSQKFHRYIITKVQSAAADSLGTRLDLQNFALSFNPLGLDIYGVTLHGAAPYPNIPVLQLQHAHVGVRIVSFLQRKWYLSDVQLDHPVVEVFVDKHGVSNIPKPKPSNSKSNTTIWDLGIRHTVLDKGEIYYNAQATPLSANLYNLDLRAAFDASRTVYSGELKYENGRIIFGTYQPFDHNLDAQFDASPTTFQLHRVQLTSNSVQANIVATATNFSSPHVDAKYEVDVNGGQLAKLLNSPSVPQGLIRATGSATYQQVANEPAMQNLVINGDLASKQLLVNSPQLRTPINNLSAHYSLAHGNAVLHDFSAGVLGGQVTAHGAMNGLGSDSPKNEMVATVHNVSLSEADRAALQRALPASMKQIAVSGTLNANAQATWGKNISDMVAKVDASVHGEAAGSPVLAATTVGPDGKPQPTQVPIDAEIHATYTGANQSIALNHSYVRTPQSTINLNGALGSHSSMALHLHFANLNEIAGIINMLNPPKPGQSGQPATAPLALAGSADFNGQLSGSTSAPHITGEFVAHDLQVMGSNWKLIRTGIDASPSQAKLINADLEPLPKGHIGLNASVGLHKWAFTKTSPLQVQLDGSQLDIASLTKVAGQQNLPVSGTLNTHLNLHGSEENPIGNGNLSITGANAYNEPINSVQVNFGGTGDQAKADLSIKLPAGSIQGNVSVRPKEKTYTAQLTSSGIDIQKLETVKAKNLDAAGTVAINASGQGTFDNPQLAASIQVPSLTIQKQQVANIKLDANVANHVATAVLTSAALNTNIQAKARVNLTGDYETDATLDTQNIPLQPIVALYSPANASTLSGATEVHATVHGPAKNKNLLEAHVTIPYLNVNYNNAIQLASAAPIHADYKNNVVTLQHSAIKGTDTNLEFEGSVPVDKGPMSLLLKGNVDLAIAQIFDPDVRTGGQIRFNIDSHGAVSAQDIGGEIDIVNASYASADTPVGLQNGNGVLKLTTDRINIQSFKGTVGGGEVTASGGVAYRPTVQFDLGMAAKGIRLLYPQGLREAIDANIHLAGTTENAVLGGNVDLTNISFTPAFDLTSFIGQFGGTAPAPPTVGGVTQNIHLNLAVRSTNNIALASRTLSVNGSANLQVRGTADNPAILGRVNLTGGDMILNNNRYILNGGTIQFVNPSETQPVVNVSVGTTIQQYNLTMRFQGPTDQMRTQYTSDPALPEADIIHLLAFGSTTEAADNAPAATPNQMAESLVANQVASQVTSRFAKVAGISQLSISPVLGNANGQQSGANITIQQRVTGNLFVTFSTNTADGTETVQGQYKISPKVSLSATRPPNGGFGVDALIKKKF from the coding sequence ATGAGCACAGCACGCCCCCTGTTCCAGCCAGAGCCGCCGCCCGATCCGAATCGGAATCGCCAGCGGCCGCCATTGAAGGTATGGCAGCCGAGCCATCGCCTGCGCAAAGTCTTCGCGTGGATCAGCGGCATCACGTTCCTGCTCACGATTCTGATCGCCGTCATCGTCGCCGTACTTCTGCACAGCCAGAAGTTCCATCGGTACATCATTACGAAAGTACAGAGCGCAGCGGCCGACAGCCTCGGCACGCGCCTTGACCTGCAGAACTTCGCGCTGAGCTTTAACCCGCTTGGCCTGGACATCTACGGCGTTACCCTGCACGGGGCCGCCCCGTATCCCAACATCCCTGTTCTCCAGTTGCAGCACGCTCACGTCGGCGTCCGGATCGTCTCATTCCTGCAGCGCAAGTGGTACCTCTCTGATGTGCAGCTCGATCACCCCGTTGTGGAGGTCTTCGTCGACAAGCATGGTGTGAGCAACATTCCCAAGCCGAAGCCCAGCAACAGCAAGAGCAACACGACAATCTGGGACCTCGGCATCCGCCACACCGTCCTCGATAAAGGCGAAATCTACTACAACGCGCAGGCCACGCCGCTCTCCGCCAATCTGTATAACCTCGACCTCCGTGCCGCATTTGACGCCTCTCGCACCGTCTACTCCGGCGAGCTCAAGTACGAGAATGGCCGCATCATCTTCGGTACGTATCAGCCATTCGACCATAACCTCGACGCCCAGTTCGACGCGAGCCCCACAACCTTCCAGCTCCATCGCGTACAACTGACCTCGAATTCTGTTCAGGCCAACATCGTTGCCACGGCCACAAACTTCAGCTCGCCTCACGTAGACGCCAAGTATGAAGTCGACGTGAACGGCGGCCAGCTAGCTAAGCTGTTGAACAGCCCCTCTGTTCCGCAGGGGTTGATTCGCGCCACTGGTTCGGCCACATACCAGCAGGTTGCCAATGAGCCGGCGATGCAGAACCTGGTCATCAACGGCGATCTGGCCAGCAAGCAGCTTCTCGTCAATTCGCCCCAGCTGCGCACTCCCATTAACAATCTGTCCGCTCATTACTCGCTCGCCCATGGCAATGCTGTCCTTCATGACTTCAGTGCTGGGGTGTTAGGCGGTCAGGTCACTGCGCATGGCGCCATGAACGGCCTCGGCAGCGACTCTCCTAAAAATGAGATGGTCGCCACGGTGCACAATGTCTCGCTCTCAGAGGCCGACCGTGCCGCTCTGCAGCGGGCGCTACCCGCGAGCATGAAGCAGATCGCGGTCTCCGGAACGCTGAATGCGAATGCACAGGCCACGTGGGGCAAGAACATCTCTGACATGGTGGCGAAAGTCGATGCCTCCGTGCATGGCGAGGCGGCCGGCTCGCCTGTCCTCGCTGCCACAACGGTAGGTCCCGATGGAAAGCCGCAGCCCACACAGGTTCCTATTGACGCTGAAATTCATGCCACCTACACCGGCGCCAATCAATCGATCGCTCTGAACCACAGCTATGTCCGAACCCCGCAGAGCACAATCAACCTGAACGGCGCGCTGGGCAGTCACTCCAGCATGGCGCTCCATCTCCACTTCGCCAATCTCAATGAGATCGCTGGAATCATCAATATGCTCAACCCGCCCAAGCCGGGCCAGTCCGGCCAGCCCGCCACGGCCCCACTTGCGCTCGCCGGGTCCGCCGACTTCAACGGGCAACTCTCCGGATCCACATCCGCTCCGCACATCACGGGCGAGTTTGTCGCCCACGATCTTCAGGTCATGGGTAGCAACTGGAAACTCATCCGAACCGGCATCGACGCCAGCCCCTCGCAAGCGAAACTGATCAACGCTGACCTTGAGCCACTGCCTAAGGGCCACATCGGCCTGAACGCCAGCGTCGGCCTTCATAAGTGGGCCTTCACCAAGACCAGCCCCTTGCAGGTGCAGCTCGACGGCTCGCAGCTCGACATCGCCAGCCTCACCAAGGTGGCCGGCCAACAGAACCTACCCGTCTCCGGCACGCTCAACACGCACCTCAATCTGCACGGATCTGAAGAAAACCCCATCGGCAACGGCAATCTGTCCATCACCGGCGCCAACGCTTACAACGAGCCCATTAACTCCGTCCAGGTCAACTTCGGCGGCACCGGGGACCAGGCGAAGGCCGACCTCAGCATCAAGCTGCCCGCAGGTTCAATCCAAGGCAATGTAAGCGTCCGGCCCAAAGAGAAGACTTACACCGCGCAATTGACCTCGAGCGGTATCGACATCCAGAAGCTCGAAACCGTGAAGGCCAAAAATCTCGACGCAGCCGGCACAGTCGCAATCAACGCCAGCGGCCAGGGCACGTTCGATAACCCGCAGCTCGCCGCATCGATTCAGGTTCCCTCGCTCACCATCCAGAAGCAGCAGGTCGCCAACATCAAGCTTGACGCCAACGTCGCCAACCACGTAGCTACCGCCGTGCTTACCTCAGCCGCGCTCAATACCAACATTCAGGCCAAGGCGCGCGTCAACCTCACTGGTGACTACGAAACCGACGCTACGCTCGACACGCAGAACATCCCGCTGCAGCCCATCGTCGCGCTCTACTCACCCGCCAACGCCTCCACGCTCTCCGGCGCAACCGAGGTACACGCCACCGTGCACGGCCCCGCGAAGAACAAGAATCTGCTTGAGGCGCACGTCACCATCCCCTACCTCAACGTGAACTACAACAACGCCATACAGCTCGCCAGTGCTGCTCCCATTCACGCCGACTACAAGAACAACGTAGTCACGCTGCAGCACTCGGCCATCAAAGGCACTGACACCAACCTCGAATTCGAAGGCTCAGTTCCCGTCGACAAAGGTCCCATGTCGCTGCTCCTCAAAGGCAACGTGGATCTCGCCATCGCGCAGATCTTCGATCCCGACGTCCGCACCGGCGGCCAGATCCGCTTCAACATCGACTCCCACGGAGCCGTCTCGGCTCAGGACATCGGCGGGGAAATCGACATCGTCAACGCCAGCTACGCATCGGCCGACACGCCAGTCGGCCTGCAGAACGGCAATGGAGTTCTCAAGCTCACCACCGACCGCATCAACATTCAGAGCTTCAAAGGCACAGTGGGCGGAGGAGAAGTCACGGCCTCGGGTGGCGTCGCTTACAGGCCCACCGTTCAGTTCGACCTCGGTATGGCCGCGAAGGGCATTCGTCTTCTCTATCCGCAGGGCCTGCGTGAAGCCATCGATGCAAACATCCACCTCGCCGGCACAACCGAGAACGCAGTCCTCGGCGGCAACGTCGACCTCACCAACATCTCCTTCACGCCCGCGTTCGATCTCACCAGTTTCATCGGCCAGTTCGGAGGAACAGCGCCCGCGCCGCCCACCGTTGGCGGAGTGACGCAGAACATCCACCTCAACCTCGCCGTGCGCTCCACCAACAACATCGCTCTCGCCAGCCGCACGCTCAGCGTGAACGGATCGGCCAATCTTCAGGTCCGCGGCACCGCCGACAATCCCGCAATACTCGGTCGCGTCAACCTCACCGGCGGCGACATGATCCTCAACAACAACCGCTACATCCTCAACGGTGGAACCATTCAGTTCGTCAATCCATCTGAGACTCAACCGGTCGTCAACGTATCGGTCGGAACCACCATTCAGCAGTACAACCTCACCATGCGCTTCCAGGGCCCGACGGACCAGATGCGCACCCAGTACACATCCGACCCCGCGCTGCCTGAGGCCGATATCATCCACCTGCTCGCCTTCGGATCGACCACGGAAGCAGCGGACAACGCGCCCGCGGCAACGCCCAATCAGATGGCCGAATCGCTCGTCGCAAACCAGGTCGCGAGCCAGGTCACCAGTCGCTTTGCCAAGGTCGCTGGCATCTCTCAGCTCTCCATCAGCCCTGTGCTTGGCAATGCGAACGGTCAGCAGTCCGGCGCCAACATCACCATTCAGCAGCGCGTCACCGGCAATCTGTTCGTCACCTTCTCCACCAATACCGCGGACGGGACGGAGACGGTGCAGGGCCAATACAAGATCTCCCCCAAAGTCTCCCTCAGCGCCACGCGCCCACCCAACGGCGGCTTCGGGGTCGACGCCCTCATCAAGAAAAAGTTCTGA
- a CDS encoding efflux RND transporter periplasmic adaptor subunit, translating to MDAQSASNEGLPNRSAIGTPPPRRRRHRWIWAVVLLAFAALFYWVLHHEQKGQAAGPGAPGGGGGGRRGMMGGSVPVTTATAHSGSVGVYVDAIGTVTPLHTVSINAQVTGTITAVHYKEGQIVHQGDPLIDIDSRPFQAQVQQAEGTLERDQNVLAQAKMDLERYKLAWAKNAISKQTLDDQEKIVAQNEGLVKNDEGNVEYQKVQLSYCHIVSPLNGKVGLRLVDPGNLVTANSTTTLVVVTQEQPTTVVFTIAQDNLPQVLQQTRGSKGLRVDAFDRAQSGHLATGKLTSIDNQIDTTTGTVKLRAEFDNRDYALFPNQFVNTRLLVKTLDNQVLVPSSAIQHNGSQDFVYLIEKDPKGEKAVQHQVKSGISDHGDTAVQGINAGDEVADSSFEKLQNGSQIMRSKVKIPSTSEPAASSAP from the coding sequence ATGGACGCACAATCTGCTTCAAATGAAGGCCTGCCAAACCGTTCTGCCATAGGAACTCCGCCGCCGCGCCGTCGCCGCCATCGCTGGATATGGGCGGTGGTGCTGCTGGCTTTTGCAGCTCTTTTCTACTGGGTGCTGCACCACGAACAAAAAGGACAGGCGGCCGGTCCAGGCGCTCCCGGCGGGGGCGGCGGCGGGCGCCGCGGCATGATGGGCGGAAGCGTACCCGTGACCACAGCCACGGCGCACAGCGGCAGCGTGGGTGTTTACGTTGACGCCATTGGCACGGTGACCCCGCTGCACACGGTATCCATCAACGCGCAGGTCACAGGAACAATCACCGCCGTCCACTACAAGGAAGGCCAGATTGTGCACCAGGGGGATCCGCTCATCGATATCGACTCGCGGCCGTTCCAGGCGCAGGTGCAGCAAGCCGAGGGCACGTTGGAGCGCGACCAGAATGTGCTGGCGCAGGCGAAGATGGACCTGGAGCGCTACAAGTTGGCGTGGGCAAAAAACGCGATCTCAAAGCAGACCCTCGATGACCAGGAAAAGATCGTTGCGCAGAATGAGGGTCTGGTCAAGAACGACGAGGGCAACGTCGAGTATCAGAAAGTGCAGTTGAGCTACTGCCACATCGTTTCGCCCCTCAACGGCAAGGTGGGCCTGCGGCTTGTCGATCCGGGCAATCTAGTCACAGCAAATTCGACAACGACGCTGGTAGTAGTGACGCAGGAGCAGCCGACGACGGTGGTCTTCACCATTGCGCAGGACAATCTGCCACAGGTGCTGCAGCAAACGCGCGGTAGCAAGGGGCTTCGTGTGGATGCTTTCGATCGCGCGCAGTCTGGACATCTTGCAACCGGCAAGCTGACCTCGATCGACAACCAGATCGATACGACGACCGGCACCGTCAAGCTGCGCGCCGAGTTCGACAACAGGGACTATGCGCTCTTCCCGAATCAGTTTGTGAATACGCGGCTGCTCGTGAAGACGCTGGATAACCAAGTCCTGGTTCCGTCATCGGCCATTCAGCACAACGGGAGCCAGGATTTTGTGTATCTCATCGAGAAAGATCCGAAGGGCGAGAAGGCCGTTCAGCACCAGGTGAAGTCGGGCATTTCAGACCACGGCGATACCGCGGTGCAGGGAATCAACGCCGGCGACGAAGTGGCCGACAGCAGCTTCGAAAAGTTGCAGAACGGCTCGCAAATTATGCGCTCCAAGGTCAAAATTCCGAGCACGTCAGAACCCGCCGCGAGTTCTGCCCCATGA
- the rapZ gene encoding RNase adapter RapZ: MSDQSSPQSSTPAIQDKQDEKELVIVTGISGAGKASALKAFEDLGFHAVDNLPLELLHDFAGLVHKSPEIQDAAIVVDVREGQTLDRLPEILKSVKMVLPTRVVFLDAQDAVLVRRYSETRRPHPLRKSETVWRSIAEERQLLDPIRNVADTLIDTSNFNVHELRAHILSRFGQEEQVSNRLLVSCLSFGFKNGVPLDADMVFDVRFLPNPHFVPEFRKKTGKDPRVAEYVRSFPQTMEFLGRVTDLMLYLLPHYVHEGKSYLTVAFGCTGGQHRSVMMAEDMAVRLRDAGYQVKAIHRDMPREA; encoded by the coding sequence ATGTCGGATCAGTCATCGCCGCAGAGCTCTACCCCGGCCATTCAAGACAAACAAGATGAAAAAGAATTGGTGATCGTCACAGGCATTTCAGGCGCGGGCAAGGCGTCGGCGCTGAAGGCCTTTGAGGATCTTGGATTTCACGCGGTGGACAATCTGCCGCTGGAATTGCTGCATGACTTTGCCGGGTTAGTGCACAAGTCTCCTGAGATTCAGGATGCGGCGATTGTGGTGGATGTGCGCGAGGGGCAGACGCTCGATCGGCTACCTGAAATTTTAAAGAGCGTGAAGATGGTGCTGCCGACGCGCGTGGTGTTTCTGGATGCGCAGGACGCAGTGCTGGTGCGACGGTACTCTGAGACGCGGCGGCCGCATCCGCTGCGGAAATCGGAGACAGTGTGGCGCTCGATCGCGGAGGAGCGGCAGTTGCTGGATCCGATCCGCAATGTGGCCGACACCCTGATCGACACATCGAATTTCAACGTGCACGAGCTGAGGGCGCATATCCTGTCGCGTTTTGGGCAGGAAGAGCAGGTCAGCAATCGGCTGCTGGTGTCGTGCCTGAGCTTCGGGTTCAAAAACGGCGTGCCGCTGGATGCAGATATGGTGTTCGATGTCCGGTTCCTGCCGAATCCCCATTTTGTGCCGGAGTTCCGGAAGAAGACGGGAAAGGATCCTCGGGTTGCAGAGTACGTGCGCAGCTTTCCGCAGACTATGGAGTTCCTTGGGCGTGTTACGGACCTGATGCTCTATCTGCTGCCGCATTACGTGCATGAAGGCAAGAGCTATCTGACGGTGGCGTTTGGATGCACCGGTGGGCAGCATCGCAGCGTGATGATGGCGGAGGATATGGCGGTGCGGCTGCGCGATGCGGGGTACCAGGTGAAGGCGATTCATCGGGATATGCCGAGAGAGGCGTGA